One genomic region from Clostridium saccharobutylicum DSM 13864 encodes:
- a CDS encoding FtsX-like permease family protein has product MFKSNIRRYTLYFACSGFITMVLFLYLTLYTNKDFNNPYKVDSSISGNLFAPTLVLFIFATCFIIYAHNYFIKFRKKDFALFMIIGMTENDIRKIILLENIIIAIISVLVGLFLGTCLSKVFYFVVSQLANLKIDFSINLKSYLYTIVFLSLVNLIMILKSCIFIPLYQIINLLKAQHKADNNFSGNPFFGVLGVIFMLIPYIRVFDNRFSFSFFAVILINLIGLYLLISNLHWFIKKFFKSNSFDNLIWINNLKYSIGNSKKIIFSITALIASILYFISFSYSANESINNNIIIQNPYDLAYAEIYGKNEISEDTLNNTLKSNDVKVESINSLEIVVQGSTVMISDKSLNNLLGSNFNVERGKYICLLQINRNDGYVHNEQEIENYTINNTTYILQEKLEKILFNKIPILNNSHYLIFNQDDYKEIKSSVKSKYIGNVKFINFNDWTKTETVVNNLTDELENYNKINTKQFFGSTNDDRRQFKPVSKIIDYKLLKESSQFLTFLLCFVFILFFISSNLIIHFKLLTEFDNEKIKYEKLNKIGVLEKEISSNISKELSIIFLLPCILGTYLGTYCIYSKIASIGISNLHEIRYALITGVAYTVLELIFYLFYKKHYINLLLK; this is encoded by the coding sequence ATGTTTAAATCAAATATAAGAAGGTATACACTTTATTTTGCATGTAGTGGATTTATTACTATGGTGCTTTTTTTATACTTAACTTTGTATACAAATAAAGATTTTAACAATCCCTATAAAGTAGATAGTTCGATTTCAGGAAATCTCTTTGCCCCTACATTAGTTCTATTTATATTTGCCACTTGTTTCATAATTTATGCACATAATTATTTTATTAAATTTAGAAAAAAGGATTTTGCGCTCTTTATGATAATAGGGATGACTGAAAATGATATAAGAAAAATTATATTATTAGAAAATATAATAATTGCTATTATATCTGTTTTAGTTGGACTTTTTTTAGGAACATGTTTGTCAAAGGTATTTTATTTTGTTGTATCTCAATTAGCAAATTTGAAAATAGATTTTTCAATAAATTTAAAGAGTTATTTATATACAATAGTATTTTTAAGTTTGGTAAATTTAATAATGATATTAAAAAGTTGTATATTTATTCCACTTTATCAAATTATAAATTTATTAAAGGCTCAACATAAAGCTGATAACAATTTTTCTGGAAATCCTTTCTTTGGAGTTTTGGGCGTGATTTTTATGTTAATTCCATATATTCGCGTGTTTGATAATAGATTTTCATTTTCATTTTTTGCAGTTATATTAATAAATTTAATTGGATTATATTTGTTAATTTCTAATTTACATTGGTTTATTAAAAAATTCTTTAAATCAAACTCTTTTGATAATTTAATCTGGATAAATAATTTAAAATATTCAATAGGAAATTCTAAAAAAATTATTTTTTCAATAACTGCACTTATTGCTTCGATACTTTATTTTATAAGTTTTAGTTATTCAGCTAATGAATCCATTAACAACAATATTATAATACAAAACCCATATGATTTAGCTTATGCAGAAATATATGGAAAAAATGAAATATCGGAGGATACATTAAATAACACACTTAAAAGTAATGATGTAAAGGTAGAATCAATAAATAGCTTAGAAATTGTTGTACAAGGGTCTACAGTAATGATATCAGATAAATCATTAAATAATTTACTTGGAAGCAATTTTAATGTAGAAAGGGGCAAGTATATTTGTTTACTTCAAATAAATAGAAATGATGGTTATGTTCATAATGAACAAGAAATTGAAAATTATACCATAAATAATACAACATATATTTTACAAGAAAAATTAGAAAAAATATTATTTAATAAGATTCCAATATTAAATAATTCACATTATTTAATATTTAATCAGGATGACTATAAAGAAATAAAATCTTCAGTAAAATCAAAATATATAGGAAATGTTAAGTTCATAAATTTTAATGATTGGACTAAAACTGAAACTGTAGTGAATAATTTAACGGATGAATTAGAAAATTACAACAAAATAAATACAAAACAATTTTTTGGCAGTACCAATGATGACAGAAGACAATTTAAGCCAGTTTCAAAAATTATTGATTACAAATTATTAAAAGAATCTAGTCAATTTTTAACCTTTTTATTATGCTTTGTATTTATTTTATTTTTTATTTCTTCAAATTTAATAATACATTTTAAGCTTTTAACTGAATTTGATAACGAAAAAATTAAATACGAAAAACTTAATAAAATAGGGGTTTTAGAAAAAGAAATTTCATCAAATATTTCAAAAGAGTTAAGCATAATTTTTTTACTCCCATGCATTTTAGGTACGTACCTAGGAACTTATTGTATATACTCAAAGATAGCTTCAATTGGAATTAGCAATTTACATGAAATACGATATGCATTGATTACAGGTGTTGCTTATACAGTATTAGAATTAATATTTTATTTGTTTTATAAAAAGCATTATATAAATTTGTTGTTAAAATGA
- the rimI gene encoding ribosomal protein S18-alanine N-acetyltransferase, whose product MNVTVDLMEEEDIDGVLDISSLSFSLPWSKESYIQELNNPIAHYFVARCDDIVVGFVGTWIILDESHITNIAVHPNYRTQGIASKLLDELLTYCKSKGCIAYTLEVRASNENAQKLYLKHGFKKDGVRKGYYEDNKEDAILMWLRES is encoded by the coding sequence ATGAATGTAACTGTTGATTTAATGGAAGAGGAAGATATTGATGGAGTTTTAGATATCAGTTCCTTAAGTTTTTCTCTTCCTTGGAGCAAGGAATCCTATATTCAAGAATTAAATAATCCAATAGCACATTACTTTGTTGCAAGATGTGATGATATAGTAGTAGGATTTGTTGGTACTTGGATTATATTAGACGAATCTCATATAACAAATATAGCTGTTCACCCTAACTATAGAACGCAAGGAATTGCTTCTAAATTATTAGATGAATTGCTAACATACTGTAAGTCTAAGGGATGTATTGCTTATACTCTTGAGGTAAGAGCTAGCAATGAAAATGCTCAAAAGCTTTATCTTAAACATGGTTTTAAAAAAGATGGAGTTAGAAAAGGATATTATGAAGACAATAAAGAAGATGCCATATTAATGTGGCTAAGAGAAAGTTAA
- a CDS encoding ATP-binding protein, which translates to MLGNFIMDALDTTIVFCLWKTINNKSKVNVFKQLLAILIIASLVAAIEQLKLNFILIYIVYITVLKIIYNSNLIECVLIYFFIMLVDMALQLTFTIIIRPFITNYTLKGIVIEVIILVISIIFLKLNKNRKITFEKINNNILVYLASTCIIYTMLFKIIWEYDSNIILNNMFIVAVIWIILIFCQTLTYFHIIEITKETEKLKISNEYNVAINEIVQEIKQRQHDFVNYKNTIKGMMEVLDEKELREAIYNYMKDEDEYDYKINELIYIDNAVIKSILYRNMCKAKKYNVNLQYKIENNVLDDILSYQELSNILNNLLNNAFDEVIKEECINKNIKLEIVNRNKESHLIIKNQIANVNDLNLNEMFERGFSTKNIGTRGYGLYNVKKIINLHKGFIKVNIESGKIKFDFYFNNSSG; encoded by the coding sequence ATGCTAGGCAATTTTATTATGGATGCTTTAGATACAACAATTGTATTTTGTTTATGGAAAACAATAAATAATAAAAGTAAAGTTAATGTATTTAAACAGTTGTTAGCTATACTTATTATTGCTAGTTTAGTTGCAGCAATTGAACAATTAAAACTTAATTTTATATTAATATATATAGTGTATATTACAGTATTAAAAATTATATATAACTCAAATTTAATAGAATGTGTATTAATATATTTTTTTATAATGCTTGTAGATATGGCTCTGCAACTAACATTTACAATAATTATTAGACCATTTATTACGAACTATACACTTAAAGGAATTGTTATAGAAGTAATAATATTAGTTATTTCCATTATTTTTTTAAAGCTAAATAAAAATAGGAAAATTACATTTGAAAAAATAAATAATAATATTTTGGTTTATTTAGCTTCAACTTGTATTATATATACTATGTTATTTAAAATTATTTGGGAATATGATTCTAATATAATTTTAAATAACATGTTTATTGTAGCAGTTATTTGGATTATACTGATATTTTGTCAAACGTTAACATATTTTCATATTATTGAAATAACAAAAGAAACAGAAAAGTTAAAAATATCTAATGAATATAATGTTGCTATAAATGAAATAGTTCAAGAAATAAAACAAAGACAACATGATTTCGTTAATTATAAAAATACAATAAAAGGTATGATGGAAGTTTTAGATGAAAAAGAACTGAGGGAAGCAATTTATAATTATATGAAAGATGAGGATGAATATGATTATAAGATAAATGAACTTATATATATTGATAATGCAGTTATTAAATCTATATTATATAGAAATATGTGTAAAGCTAAAAAATATAATGTTAATCTGCAATATAAAATAGAAAATAATGTTTTGGATGATATATTGAGTTATCAGGAATTGTCTAATATATTAAATAATTTATTGAATAATGCTTTTGACGAGGTAATAAAAGAAGAATGTATTAATAAAAATATTAAATTAGAAATTGTTAATAGAAATAAAGAATCTCATTTAATAATTAAAAATCAAATAGCTAATGTTAATGATCTTAATTTAAATGAGATGTTTGAAAGAGGTTTTTCAACTAAAAATATAGGTACCAGAGGTTATGGGTTATATAATGTAAAAAAAATAATTAATTTACATAAAGGTTTTATAAAGGTAAATATAGAATCCGGAAAAATTAAATTTGATTTTTATTTTAATAATTCTTCAGGATAA
- a CDS encoding LytR/AlgR family response regulator transcription factor: protein MYSVILVEDNIEERNILKKMLLSISEFIKIYEADSEATALNIIQNNDINMFLIDINLKQSSGLDLAMKIRSISKYEFRQIIFLTTHMAYITQAFKKTHCYDYILKPYDHKEVQVMLNKLILNESSYKDKVEEKELVITLKSGIYVGIKIREIIFIEVIGKNCEVNTINGLYIANNMSLKKIMKLIDCDDIIQSHRSFAVNKDYISKIEKIDIKLSAVYFNNSSKTALLGYKFKNNVIDEFKKGKVILC from the coding sequence TTGTATTCTGTTATTTTAGTAGAAGATAATATTGAGGAAAGAAATATTTTAAAAAAAATGCTTCTTTCAATATCTGAATTTATAAAAATATATGAGGCCGATAGTGAAGCAACAGCTTTAAATATAATTCAAAATAATGACATTAATATGTTTTTAATAGACATTAACCTAAAACAATCTTCAGGATTAGATCTTGCGATGAAAATTAGAAGTATATCTAAATATGAATTTAGGCAAATCATTTTTCTAACAACTCATATGGCATATATTACACAAGCATTTAAGAAAACACATTGCTATGATTACATATTAAAACCATATGATCATAAAGAGGTACAAGTTATGTTAAATAAGCTTATACTTAATGAGAGCAGTTATAAAGATAAAGTAGAAGAGAAAGAATTAGTTATAACTTTGAAAAGTGGTATATATGTAGGAATTAAAATAAGGGAGATTATTTTTATAGAGGTTATAGGTAAGAATTGTGAAGTAAATACTATTAATGGTTTGTATATTGCTAATAATATGAGTCTAAAGAAGATTATGAAATTAATTGATTGTGACGATATTATCCAAAGTCATAGATCTTTTGCGGTAAATAAGGATTACATATCTAAAATAGAAAAGATTGATATTAAATTAAGTGCGGTGTATTTTAATAATTCTTCTAAAACTGCACTTTTAGGATATAAATTTAAGAATAATGTAATAGATGAATTCAAAAAAGGAAAAGTGATATTATGCTAG
- a CDS encoding TetR/AcrR family transcriptional regulator — protein sequence MQVDKYHHGDLKESLIKMGLKLFNEEGAEKFSIRKVAAMCNVSHSAPYKHFKNKEELINAISEYVFYNFKNSLNEIVEKYKDNPGERIIQLGKKYVAFMVENPDYLKFAFLTNSEYKITIEKNTLKSEECGTFKVFENCAFEFLQSVNVKEEKYAQDIIAMWSMVHGLATMLSNKTFTYKGDYLSLVENILRNNLRF from the coding sequence ATGCAGGTCGATAAGTATCATCACGGAGATTTAAAAGAAAGTCTAATAAAGATGGGACTAAAGTTATTTAATGAAGAAGGGGCAGAAAAATTTTCAATAAGAAAAGTCGCCGCAATGTGCAACGTAAGTCATTCAGCTCCATATAAACATTTTAAAAATAAAGAAGAACTGATTAATGCAATATCTGAATATGTATTTTATAACTTTAAAAACTCACTAAATGAAATCGTGGAGAAGTATAAGGATAATCCAGGTGAAAGAATTATACAATTGGGAAAAAAATATGTTGCTTTTATGGTAGAAAATCCAGATTATTTGAAATTTGCGTTTTTAACAAATTCAGAGTATAAAATAACTATAGAAAAAAATACACTAAAAAGTGAAGAGTGTGGAACGTTTAAAGTATTTGAAAATTGTGCTTTTGAATTTTTACAAAGTGTAAATGTTAAAGAAGAAAAATATGCACAAGACATAATTGCCATGTGGTCGATGGTACATGGGCTTGCTACGATGTTGTCAAATAAGACATTTACATATAAAGGAGATTATCTTAGTTTGGTTGAAAATATATTAAGAAATAATCTTAGATTTTAA
- a CDS encoding cyclic lactone autoinducer peptide, with amino-acid sequence MQKSINIFSAILLNLFNLVSKSSCGGMYGEPDYPEELLK; translated from the coding sequence ATGCAAAAATCTATAAATATTTTTTCAGCCATACTACTTAATTTATTTAATCTAGTATCAAAATCAAGTTGTGGTGGTATGTATGGTGAACCAGATTATCCTGAAGAATTATTAAAATAA
- a CDS encoding alpha/beta fold hydrolase → MSYFKYQNFDIYYKVYGEGKPLVIIHGDTASSKMFIPELKFYSKNFKVILLDLVGQGKSKRVDELPLNYWHFNAMVVIGLCKYIGVNNVNLLGTSGGAIVALNAALENSNLFNKIIIDSFMGENLPYEFAEKILVDRKIAKNKLSSKLFWFMMHGFDWKYVIDQNTNLIMNFAREKGDFFECNLNNIKNDILITGSLKDDLIPNIENILKNINSKIENSKLVIFKYGNHPAMFSNKKEFRNLVLNFLM, encoded by the coding sequence ATGTCTTATTTTAAATATCAAAATTTTGATATTTATTACAAAGTATATGGTGAAGGAAAACCTTTAGTTATCATACATGGGGATACAGCTTCTTCAAAAATGTTTATACCAGAATTAAAATTCTATTCTAAAAATTTCAAGGTGATTTTGCTAGATTTAGTAGGACAGGGAAAATCTAAAAGAGTAGATGAATTACCTTTAAATTATTGGCATTTTAATGCAATGGTAGTTATTGGGTTATGCAAATATATAGGTGTTAACAATGTTAATTTATTAGGTACAAGCGGTGGTGCTATTGTTGCGTTAAATGCAGCATTAGAGAATTCAAACTTATTCAATAAAATAATTATAGATAGCTTTATGGGAGAAAATTTACCTTATGAGTTTGCTGAAAAAATTTTAGTTGATAGAAAAATAGCAAAAAATAAGTTAAGCTCAAAGTTATTTTGGTTTATGATGCATGGTTTTGATTGGAAATATGTTATTGATCAAAATACAAATTTAATTATGAACTTTGCAAGAGAAAAAGGTGATTTTTTCGAGTGTAATCTTAATAATATAAAAAATGATATATTAATTACAGGAAGTTTGAAGGATGATTTAATACCTAATATTGAAAATATATTAAAAAACATTAATTCGAAAATAGAAAATTCTAAATTAGTTATTTTTAAGTATGGAAATCATCCAGCTATGTTTAGCAATAAAAAAGAATTTAGAAATTTAGTGTTGAATTTTTTGATGTAA
- a CDS encoding accessory gene regulator B family protein, translated as MKEVKMIKSFSTLICKHLKKNNSSLTKTDLLKMQYTLEVILGDISKLSLIFIIFLFFNEIPLFFLIFVILISTRTLGGGIHCKTYTSCLIVSTIYFLSILLFSKSAIQLNINFYIVFFIISFIITLTYAPCKNEKRPIKNKTTLKILSLISLTFWSILFFKLSDSKIYNCIFLSILIQIIQLIIVNIKGVVRNAKIYKYFFSHTT; from the coding sequence ATGAAAGAGGTTAAAATGATAAAAAGTTTTTCAACTTTAATATGTAAACATTTAAAAAAAAATAATAGTTCTTTAACAAAAACAGATTTACTAAAAATGCAGTATACTTTAGAAGTGATTTTAGGAGATATAAGTAAATTATCACTTATATTCATAATATTTTTGTTTTTTAATGAAATACCACTTTTTTTCTTGATTTTTGTTATTTTAATTTCAACAAGAACATTAGGGGGAGGTATTCATTGTAAAACTTATACTTCATGTTTAATTGTAAGTACAATTTACTTTTTATCAATATTACTATTTAGTAAATCAGCTATACAATTAAATATTAATTTTTATATAGTTTTTTTTATAATATCATTCATTATTACATTAACTTATGCTCCTTGTAAAAATGAAAAAAGACCAATAAAAAATAAAACGACATTAAAGATATTATCTTTAATATCGCTTACATTTTGGTCTATATTATTTTTTAAACTATCAGATTCTAAAATATATAATTGTATATTTTTAAGTATATTAATACAAATCATTCAATTAATTATCGTTAATATAAAAGGAGTTGTTCGAAATGCAAAAATCTATAAATATTTTTTCAGCCATACTACTTAA
- a CDS encoding ECF transporter S component, whose product MNEKTSKLVKISLLSAIALILRYIEFPVLPLFPWLQMDLSDVPAMLGTFGFGPIVGIIIELLKNVLILGIKGTSTAFVGEVANFLFGVALLVPAGLVYHKKKSKKTAIIGMILGGIFMEVVAIIVNAYFLLPAYGMNMDSAQLMQYITLGLLPFNGIKSVIVSVVTYVLYKKISVSIFKVEPNFGGSKNSAKTM is encoded by the coding sequence ATGAATGAAAAAACAAGTAAACTAGTAAAAATTTCTTTATTATCGGCTATAGCACTTATACTTAGGTATATAGAATTTCCAGTATTACCACTATTCCCATGGCTGCAAATGGATCTAAGTGATGTACCAGCAATGTTAGGGACATTTGGTTTTGGACCAATAGTAGGAATAATAATTGAACTATTGAAAAATGTTTTAATATTAGGAATAAAGGGAACAAGCACTGCTTTTGTTGGAGAAGTTGCAAACTTTTTATTTGGAGTAGCACTATTAGTACCAGCAGGACTTGTATATCATAAGAAGAAAAGTAAGAAAACTGCTATTATAGGCATGATATTAGGTGGTATTTTCATGGAGGTAGTAGCTATTATAGTAAATGCATATTTCTTATTACCTGCTTATGGAATGAATATGGACAGTGCTCAACTTATGCAATATATTACTTTAGGACTATTACCTTTTAATGGAATAAAGTCTGTTATAGTATCAGTAGTAACATATGTATTGTATAAAAAAATATCTGTGTCAATATTTAAAGTTGAACCTAATTTTGGTGGTTCTAAAAATAGTGCAAAAACTATGTAA
- the tsaE gene encoding tRNA (adenosine(37)-N6)-threonylcarbamoyltransferase complex ATPase subunit type 1 TsaE, with product MKFEINSVAETTQLGIKLGKLLNAGDIICLTGDLGTGKTHITKGIAKGLGIDETITSPTFTIVNEYDSGRLKLNHFDVYRVSDPDEVYAIGFDDYIFSDAVSVIEWANYIEEILPKDLLHIYIEKDLAKGEDYRKIILTPYGERYNYIKELTI from the coding sequence ATGAAATTTGAAATTAATAGTGTAGCTGAAACTACTCAATTAGGAATAAAATTAGGAAAGTTATTAAATGCTGGTGATATAATCTGTTTAACTGGAGATTTAGGCACTGGTAAAACCCACATTACAAAAGGAATAGCAAAAGGCTTAGGTATAGATGAGACTATTACAAGTCCAACTTTTACTATTGTAAATGAATATGATAGTGGACGTTTAAAATTAAATCACTTCGATGTTTATAGAGTAAGTGATCCTGATGAAGTTTATGCTATTGGATTTGATGATTACATATTTTCAGATGCTGTATCTGTTATAGAATGGGCAAATTATATAGAAGAAATTCTACCTAAAGATTTACTTCATATATATATAGAAAAAGATCTTGCTAAAGGTGAAGATTACAGAAAAATAATATTAACTCCTTATGGAGAAAGATATAATTATATAAAGGAGCTGACAATATGA
- a CDS encoding metal ABC transporter substrate-binding protein: MKKITFAMVLITIVLSLGMSVFSSPLLANTENKSNAEMRDKYLNIMTVNKPQYDMVKKIIKDKHNVQYMFTDEKEISEFKYNASVLENVSNMDLFIYSGATFEPWANSFISELTKGNLGIINLSRGVRLLNYDEGATKENPYYFEGIDEYKIALCNVKAAIEDRDPKNRDFYEKNYNIAIKEFNDKLKSYDDKIKSLSDYTFITLNHDFDYLTKSLNLNIKELNNHELGEFIKSNNLDPKKVIVIVDGEQDPKINLSGYNTIKLWKYYGDWSFDDLILYNIDELAKWAKPADKSSTGSVA; this comes from the coding sequence TTGAAGAAGATTACATTTGCTATGGTATTAATAACTATAGTATTGTCTTTAGGAATGAGTGTATTTTCAAGTCCTTTGCTAGCAAATACTGAGAATAAAAGTAATGCTGAAATGAGAGATAAATATTTAAATATAATGACTGTGAATAAGCCGCAATATGATATGGTAAAGAAAATTATAAAGGACAAGCACAACGTTCAATATATGTTTACTGATGAAAAGGAAATCAGTGAATTTAAATATAATGCAAGTGTTTTGGAAAACGTATCAAATATGGATTTATTTATATATTCTGGAGCTACTTTTGAACCTTGGGCTAATTCATTTATTAGTGAATTGACAAAAGGAAATCTAGGAATAATTAATTTATCCAGAGGAGTAAGACTTTTAAATTATGATGAAGGTGCAACTAAGGAAAATCCTTATTACTTTGAGGGTATAGACGAATATAAAATAGCGTTATGCAATGTAAAGGCAGCTATTGAAGATAGAGATCCTAAAAATAGAGATTTTTATGAAAAGAATTATAATATTGCAATTAAAGAATTTAATGATAAATTAAAATCTTATGATGATAAGATAAAATCGCTTAGTGACTATACATTTATAACATTAAATCATGATTTTGATTATTTGACTAAATCCTTGAACTTAAATATTAAAGAACTTAATAATCATGAACTGGGTGAATTTATAAAAAGCAATAATTTAGATCCTAAAAAAGTTATTGTTATAGTAGATGGAGAACAAGATCCAAAAATAAATTTGTCTGGATATAATACAATAAAGTTATGGAAATATTATGGAGATTGGTCTTTTGATGACTTGATTTTATATAACATAGATGAATTAGCAAAATGGGCAAAACCAGCAGATAAGAGTTCAACTGGAAGCGTGGCATAA
- a CDS encoding ABC transporter ATP-binding protein: MLVLKVKKLKKTYKNNTNKTNALNGIDFTVGQGEFVGIMGPSGSGKTTLLNVLSGISKPTAGEIEILGQSVKDMSKHEMTLFRRKHLGFVFQDFNLLDSLTLEENIMLPLSLESYESEERYKKVNKVMTMFNIVNVKHKYPYLVSGGQQQRAAIGRAIINKPDIIFADEPTGNLDWKSSNIVMNYFERLNLENKNTILVVTHDPFTASYCKRIIFIKDGLIHSEITNNDNDKQIFFDKILENLNNIGDEKDDL, from the coding sequence ATGTTAGTCTTAAAAGTAAAAAAATTAAAAAAAACTTATAAAAATAATACAAATAAAACTAATGCACTTAATGGTATTGATTTTACAGTAGGACAAGGTGAATTTGTTGGTATAATGGGACCATCAGGGAGTGGTAAAACTACTTTATTAAATGTACTTAGTGGAATATCAAAACCGACAGCTGGGGAAATTGAAATTTTAGGACAAAGTGTAAAAGATATGTCTAAGCATGAAATGACATTATTTAGACGTAAGCATTTGGGATTTGTATTTCAAGATTTTAATTTATTAGATAGTTTAACGCTAGAAGAAAATATTATGTTGCCATTAAGCTTGGAATCATATGAATCAGAGGAAAGGTATAAAAAAGTAAATAAAGTTATGACTATGTTTAATATAGTTAATGTTAAACATAAATATCCTTATTTGGTTTCAGGTGGGCAGCAACAAAGAGCAGCTATTGGTAGAGCTATAATTAATAAACCTGATATTATATTTGCGGATGAGCCAACTGGTAATTTAGATTGGAAGTCTTCCAATATTGTAATGAATTATTTTGAAAGATTGAATCTAGAAAATAAAAATACAATATTAGTTGTAACGCATGATCCATTTACTGCGAGCTATTGTAAAAGAATAATTTTTATTAAGGATGGATTAATTCATTCAGAGATTACTAACAATGATAATGATAAGCAAATATTTTTTGATAAAATATTAGAAAATCTCAATAATATTGGAGATGAAAAAGATGACCTTTAA
- a CDS encoding bacteriohemerythrin encodes MYNMKEEYKIGLDHIDKQHEKLFELANKAYMLLKDEFAVDKYDKIVEIINELKEYTIFHFKSEEEYMESINYKGLFSQKLQHEKFINVLQELDFKQIDENQDESLIKVLDFLNDWLSDHILISDKFIGK; translated from the coding sequence ATGTATAATATGAAAGAAGAATATAAAATTGGATTAGATCATATTGATAAGCAGCATGAAAAGCTTTTTGAGTTGGCTAACAAAGCATATATGTTATTAAAAGATGAATTTGCTGTTGATAAATATGATAAAATAGTAGAAATAATAAATGAATTAAAGGAGTACACTATTTTTCATTTTAAATCAGAAGAAGAATATATGGAAAGTATAAATTATAAGGGATTATTTAGTCAAAAACTACAACATGAAAAATTTATTAATGTTCTTCAAGAATTAGATTTCAAGCAGATTGATGAAAATCAAGATGAAAGTTTGATAAAAGTGTTAGATTTTTTAAATGATTGGTTATCTGATCACATATTAATAAGTGATAAATTTATAGGAAAATAA
- the tsaB gene encoding tRNA (adenosine(37)-N6)-threonylcarbamoyltransferase complex dimerization subunit type 1 TsaB: MIVLAVDSSSKVATVALMKDDKLLGEITLNDKKEHSVILMTIIEDLLKFNNLTIDDIDGYVVSKGPGSFTGLRIGMATVKGLSFGSGKPYVSLSSLDALAFSVANFDGLICPIMDALRNSVYTSLYKSCNGSLEKLMDYSALDMDELVEIIKSKGEKVIFIGDGLDKYKDYLIENCPNCYFPPNHLNLVRASSLGEIGSKLLRDGQFDDPNSTPFYLKKPQAEREYEQRMQLRNECNC, translated from the coding sequence ATGATTGTATTAGCTGTAGATTCCTCTTCTAAAGTTGCAACTGTAGCTTTAATGAAAGATGATAAATTACTTGGCGAAATTACTTTGAATGATAAAAAAGAACATTCTGTTATATTAATGACTATAATTGAAGATTTATTAAAATTTAATAATTTAACTATTGATGATATTGATGGCTATGTTGTTTCTAAGGGGCCTGGTTCCTTTACTGGACTTAGAATAGGAATGGCAACAGTAAAAGGACTTAGCTTTGGAAGCGGTAAACCTTATGTTAGCCTATCCAGCTTAGACGCTTTAGCATTTAGCGTTGCTAATTTTGATGGACTTATCTGTCCAATAATGGATGCTCTAAGAAATAGCGTTTATACTTCATTATATAAGAGTTGCAATGGTTCACTTGAAAAACTTATGGATTATTCTGCACTTGATATGGATGAACTTGTAGAAATAATTAAGTCTAAAGGAGAAAAAGTAATATTTATTGGAGATGGATTAGATAAATACAAAGATTATCTAATTGAAAATTGTCCAAATTGTTACTTCCCTCCAAATCACTTAAATTTAGTTCGTGCATCATCTCTAGGTGAAATAGGTAGTAAATTGCTAAGAGATGGTCAATTTGATGATCCTAACTCCACTCCATTCTATTTAAAGAAGCCACAAGCTGAGAGAGAATATGAACAAAGGATGCAATTAAGAAATGAATGTAACTGTTGA